One window of the Mycobacterium sp. SVM_VP21 genome contains the following:
- the hpnE gene encoding hydroxysqualene dehydroxylase HpnE has protein sequence MDDRRYVVIGGGLAGLAAAVWLAEAGKKVTLLERRGRLGGRTQAMQVPGIADLADNGQHVIASGYDHLFRYLTSVGTRSMVEFPTGGTLRWPGGATTTLVTRGLGAVRTLFGPHPDASLLDRLRTAAATVRLTGEALFQPADLPDLTTDQWLRRVGMPARAREAVWDWLALGIAAEPVDRGSAKVFADVLATGIRLGLRHRSAVTIGYPTTDLDTLYITGALAVFDRLGVDVRYRAVARRIVVENNAVRAVQLADGTELAADAVVCAVPNSNVAGLLDDLPEHAEIYAAAEKLHYTPIVSTNLYLDRPLGTAAAMESVIGGAGVIDEVFDRQRMQRRDPGGAWLYCLTTSGAYEQIHRSNEQIVAEQMDLLRRYYPAAAEANVVAAQVVKMPKATFSQVVGTDGLRPDQRTSVPSLVLAGDWTRTDWSATMESAAQSAARAVELLLELPAST, from the coding sequence GGCCGGGCTGGCCGCCGCGGTCTGGTTGGCCGAGGCCGGCAAGAAAGTGACGCTGCTGGAGCGGCGCGGGCGGCTCGGCGGACGCACCCAGGCGATGCAGGTGCCGGGAATAGCGGACCTCGCGGACAACGGCCAGCATGTGATCGCCAGCGGCTACGACCACCTGTTTCGCTACCTGACCAGTGTCGGAACCCGATCGATGGTCGAGTTCCCGACCGGCGGAACGCTGCGCTGGCCCGGCGGGGCCACCACCACTCTGGTGACCCGCGGACTGGGCGCGGTGCGAACCTTGTTCGGGCCGCACCCCGACGCGAGCCTGCTCGATCGGCTGCGGACCGCTGCGGCGACGGTGCGCCTGACCGGTGAGGCACTGTTCCAACCCGCTGATCTGCCCGATCTGACGACCGACCAGTGGCTGCGCCGCGTCGGGATGCCCGCCCGGGCCCGGGAAGCGGTGTGGGACTGGCTGGCGCTCGGCATCGCCGCCGAGCCGGTGGACCGGGGTTCGGCGAAGGTCTTTGCCGATGTCCTGGCCACCGGAATCCGACTCGGGCTACGCCACCGCAGCGCAGTGACGATCGGTTATCCCACCACAGATCTCGACACGCTCTACATCACCGGTGCGCTCGCCGTTTTCGACCGGCTGGGCGTGGACGTGCGCTACCGCGCGGTGGCCCGGCGAATTGTTGTGGAGAACAACGCCGTTCGTGCCGTGCAGTTGGCGGATGGCACTGAGCTGGCGGCGGACGCGGTGGTGTGCGCAGTGCCCAACTCGAATGTCGCCGGTTTGCTCGACGATCTGCCCGAACACGCCGAAATTTACGCCGCGGCAGAAAAATTGCACTACACACCGATCGTGAGCACCAACCTCTACCTGGACCGCCCGTTGGGCACCGCGGCGGCGATGGAATCGGTGATCGGCGGTGCGGGCGTCATCGATGAGGTGTTCGACCGGCAGCGGATGCAGCGCCGCGATCCAGGCGGCGCCTGGCTGTATTGCCTGACCACCAGCGGTGCCTACGAGCAGATCCACCGGTCCAACGAGCAGATCGTCGCTGAGCAGATGGACCTGCTGCGACGTTACTATCCGGCCGCGGCCGAGGCGAACGTGGTGGCCGCGCAGGTGGTCAAGATGCCCAAGGCCACCTTCTCGCAGGTGGTGGGCACCGATGGGCTGCGCCCGGATCAGCGCACGTCGGTGCCGAGCCTGGTGCTCGCCGGCGACTGGACCCGCACCGATTGGTCGGCGACCATGGAGAGTGCCGCGCAGAGCGCTGCCCGCGCCGTGGAGTTGCTGCTCGAGCTGCCGGCATCCACATGA
- a CDS encoding TetR/AcrR family transcriptional regulator, which translates to MQLLDHARNIVSTEGYAAVTIERVARAAQVTRTVVYQNFGDLAGLMTALLDRESAIAFAGMRSVEGPLDDDPDALGRAILAYLHAAPTSWRIILSPPAGAPPQLGARTEAGRRYARTIAAARLSRLAGHRIDADGVTTRLLLSALEELALLHLTDPQAHPDELVLTYLRSLVGWAVRVETATAATGR; encoded by the coding sequence ATGCAGTTGCTCGATCACGCTCGTAACATTGTCTCCACCGAGGGCTATGCCGCGGTAACCATCGAACGGGTGGCCCGCGCCGCGCAGGTGACCCGGACGGTGGTCTACCAGAACTTCGGCGATCTGGCCGGCTTGATGACGGCGCTGCTGGACCGCGAATCGGCGATTGCTTTCGCCGGAATGCGCAGCGTCGAGGGGCCGCTCGACGACGACCCAGACGCGCTCGGCCGCGCCATCCTGGCGTATCTGCATGCGGCGCCTACCAGTTGGCGCATCATCCTCAGCCCGCCCGCCGGCGCCCCGCCGCAGTTGGGGGCCCGCACGGAAGCGGGCCGTCGCTATGCCCGAACCATCGCCGCGGCGCGGCTCTCTCGGTTGGCAGGCCACCGGATTGACGCTGACGGCGTGACGACGCGGCTGTTGTTGTCGGCATTGGAAGAACTGGCCCTGCTCCATCTCACGGACCCGCAAGCCCACCCGGACGAATTGGTACTGACTTATCTGCGATCACTGGTCGGCTGGGCGGTTCGGGTCGAGACGGCGACGGCGGCGACTGGTCGGTAG
- the metK gene encoding methionine adenosyltransferase, with amino-acid sequence MSEKGRLFTSESVTEGHPDKICDAISDSVLDALLADDPRSRVAVETLVTTGQVHVVGEVTTNAREAFANITNTVRERILEIGYDSSDKGFDGASCGVNIGIGAQSPDIAQGVDTAHEARVEGAADPLDSQGAGDQGLMFGYAIADTPELMPLPIALAHRLSRRLTEVRKNGTLDYLRPDGKTQVTIEYEDDVPTRLDTVVISTQHAEGIDLVKTLDPDLREHVISTVLAELAHETLDSSSTRVLINPTGNFVVGGPMGDAGLTGRKIIVDTYGGWARHGGGAFSGKDPSKVDRSAAYAMRWVAKNIVAAGLAQRVEVQVAYAIGKAAPVGLFIETFGTATVDPVKIEKIVPEVFDLRPGAIVRDLDLLRPIYAPTAAYGHFGRTDIELPWEQLDKVDDLKRAI; translated from the coding sequence GTGAGCGAAAAGGGACGGCTGTTCACCAGCGAGTCGGTGACGGAAGGCCACCCCGACAAGATCTGTGACGCCATCAGCGACTCGGTGCTCGATGCACTCCTCGCCGATGACCCTCGCTCACGTGTCGCGGTGGAGACCCTGGTCACCACCGGCCAGGTGCACGTGGTCGGTGAGGTGACGACCAATGCCCGCGAGGCGTTCGCCAACATCACCAACACCGTGCGCGAGCGCATCCTGGAGATCGGCTACGACTCGTCGGACAAGGGCTTTGACGGCGCGAGCTGCGGGGTCAACATCGGGATCGGTGCACAGTCGCCTGACATCGCCCAGGGCGTCGACACCGCGCATGAAGCCCGCGTCGAGGGCGCGGCCGACCCGCTCGACTCTCAGGGCGCCGGCGACCAGGGCCTGATGTTCGGCTACGCGATCGCCGACACCCCGGAGCTGATGCCGCTGCCCATCGCGTTGGCGCACCGGCTCTCGCGGAGGCTGACCGAGGTCCGCAAGAACGGCACGCTGGACTACCTGCGCCCGGACGGCAAGACCCAGGTCACCATCGAGTACGAGGATGACGTCCCGACCCGGCTGGACACCGTGGTGATCTCGACCCAGCACGCCGAGGGAATCGACCTGGTCAAGACCCTGGACCCCGACCTGCGGGAGCACGTGATCTCCACCGTGCTTGCCGAGCTTGCCCACGAGACCCTGGATTCCTCGTCGACTCGCGTGCTGATCAACCCGACCGGCAACTTCGTCGTCGGCGGCCCGATGGGCGACGCCGGCCTGACCGGCCGCAAGATCATCGTCGACACCTACGGTGGCTGGGCTCGCCACGGCGGCGGCGCCTTCTCCGGCAAGGACCCGTCGAAGGTGGACCGCTCGGCCGCCTACGCGATGCGCTGGGTGGCCAAGAACATCGTCGCCGCGGGCTTGGCACAGCGCGTCGAGGTCCAGGTGGCCTACGCGATCGGCAAGGCCGCGCCGGTCGGTCTGTTCATCGAGACCTTCGGCACCGCCACCGTCGACCCGGTCAAGATCGAGAAGATCGTCCCGGAGGTCTTCGACCTGCGCCCGGGCGCGATCGTGCGGGACTTGGACCTGCTGCGCCCGATCTACGCGCCGACCGCGGCGTACGGCCACTTCGGCCGCACCGACATCGAACTGCCGTGGGAGCAGCTGGACAAGGTCGACGACCTCAAGCGCGCCATCTAG
- a CDS encoding NAD(P)/FAD-dependent oxidoreductase, with protein sequence MSEKPDHEILIVGAGFSGIGAAINLDRAGMSDFAIIEAGDGVGGTWHWNTYPGIAVDIPSFSYQFSFEQSPDWSRTYAPGRELKAYAEHCVDKYGLRSRIRFATKVLAAQFDEERGWWRVQTEPTGGSARLDEGEAKLGPRREPGGSARLDEGEAKLGPRREPGVATARFLINASGVLTTPNLPDIAGVDTFAGVTIHTARWDHSQDLTGKRVAVIGTGASAVQVIPEIAPIVSSLTVFQRTPIWCFPKFDVPLAAPMRWAMRLPGGKALQRLASQAFVEATFPIAAQYFTVFPLAKRMESAGRAYLRKEVRDPVLREQLTPRYAVGCKRPGFHNTYLSTFNRDNVHLVVDPIDRITPTGVVTADGTSHEVDVLILATGFKVMDSDNIPTFAVTGAGGQTLSEFWDEHRLQAYEGVSIPGFPNLFSVFGPYGYVGSSYFALVEAQTHHIVRCLTSARGRGATRIEISEAANARYFDEMMSKRHRQVFWQDSCKSANSYYFDKNGDVPLRPTTTVEAYWRSRRFDLDDYRFSA encoded by the coding sequence GTGAGCGAGAAACCCGACCACGAGATTCTGATCGTCGGCGCCGGCTTCTCCGGCATCGGTGCGGCAATCAACCTCGACCGTGCCGGGATGTCGGACTTTGCGATCATCGAGGCCGGCGACGGGGTCGGCGGCACGTGGCACTGGAACACCTATCCGGGTATCGCCGTGGACATTCCGTCGTTCTCCTACCAGTTCTCGTTCGAGCAGAGCCCGGACTGGTCGCGCACGTATGCGCCTGGCCGGGAGCTGAAGGCTTACGCCGAGCACTGCGTCGACAAGTACGGTCTGCGCTCGCGAATCCGGTTCGCCACCAAAGTGCTTGCCGCCCAGTTCGACGAGGAGCGCGGCTGGTGGCGGGTGCAGACCGAACCCACCGGCGGTTCAGCGAGGCTCGACGAAGGAGAGGCGAAGCTGGGACCGCGGCGTGAACCCGGCGGTTCAGCGAGGCTCGACGAAGGAGAGGCGAAGCTGGGACCGCGGCGTGAACCCGGAGTCGCCACGGCCCGGTTCCTGATCAACGCCAGCGGAGTGCTGACCACCCCGAACCTGCCTGATATCGCCGGTGTCGATACCTTCGCGGGGGTGACGATCCACACCGCCCGCTGGGACCACTCGCAGGACCTGACCGGCAAAAGAGTGGCTGTTATCGGCACCGGAGCCTCTGCGGTCCAGGTGATCCCGGAGATCGCACCGATCGTCTCCTCGCTCACCGTTTTTCAGCGGACGCCGATCTGGTGTTTCCCGAAATTCGATGTGCCGCTGGCCGCCCCGATGCGCTGGGCGATGCGACTTCCCGGCGGCAAAGCATTGCAGCGGCTGGCCAGTCAGGCTTTCGTCGAGGCAACGTTCCCGATCGCTGCTCAATACTTCACGGTGTTTCCGCTGGCCAAGCGGATGGAGTCGGCTGGGCGGGCGTATCTGCGCAAGGAGGTGCGCGATCCGGTGCTGCGTGAGCAGCTGACTCCGCGCTACGCCGTCGGCTGCAAGCGCCCTGGCTTCCACAACACCTACCTGTCGACGTTCAACCGCGACAACGTGCACCTGGTGGTCGACCCCATCGACCGGATCACCCCCACCGGCGTCGTCACCGCCGACGGGACGTCCCATGAGGTCGACGTCCTGATCCTGGCCACCGGATTCAAGGTGATGGACAGCGACAACATCCCCACCTTCGCGGTGACCGGAGCCGGCGGGCAGACCCTGAGCGAGTTCTGGGACGAGCATCGACTGCAGGCCTATGAGGGGGTCAGCATCCCCGGATTCCCTAACTTGTTCAGCGTCTTCGGCCCTTACGGCTACGTCGGGTCGTCGTATTTCGCGCTGGTCGAAGCGCAGACCCACCACATCGTGCGGTGCCTGACGAGCGCCCGCGGCCGTGGGGCGACCCGGATCGAGATCTCCGAGGCGGCCAACGCCCGCTACTTCGACGAGATGATGAGCAAGCGGCACCGGCAGGTCTTCTGGCAGGACAGCTGCAAGTCTGCCAACAGCTACTACTTCGACAAGAACGGCGATGTCCCGTTGCGGCCCACCACCACGGTGGAGGCCTATTGGCGCAGCCGACGCTTCGACCTCGACGATTACCGATTCAGCGCCTGA
- a CDS encoding VOC family protein, whose translation MRLNQVTVGSTDLDRAERFYLQLGLRLIVKTGDYLRFECPDGGSTFSVERVSEVAAGEQVTIYFEADDLDEQYQRLRGSVEFTQPPTDMPWLWREARLRDPDGHRLCLFHAGQARRNPPWRLPPQDMP comes from the coding sequence ATGCGGCTGAACCAGGTCACCGTCGGCAGCACCGACCTGGACCGCGCCGAGCGGTTCTACCTGCAGCTGGGTCTGCGGCTGATCGTCAAGACTGGCGACTATCTGCGATTCGAGTGCCCGGACGGGGGCAGCACCTTTTCGGTAGAGCGCGTCAGCGAGGTCGCGGCCGGCGAGCAGGTGACGATCTATTTCGAAGCCGATGATCTCGACGAGCAATATCAACGGTTGCGCGGTTCGGTTGAGTTCACCCAGCCGCCGACCGACATGCCATGGCTGTGGCGAGAGGCCAGGCTGCGTGATCCCGATGGTCACCGGCTATGCCTGTTTCACGCCGGCCAGGCCCGCCGAAATCCGCCGTGGCGCCTGCCACCGCAGGATATGCCGTAA
- a CDS encoding alpha/beta hydrolase yields the protein MPAIDPIVLKVLDAIPFRLTLDDGVEAARRAMRDLPHRPVHPDLPSEDQVIAGPGGDLPIRIYRPAGTESGAAPVVVFFHGGGFVAGDLDTHDGTARMHAVDAGAVVVSVDYRLAPEHPFPAAVEDAMAATEWVSAHAAALGVDPARLAVAGDSAGGNLAAVVSQLARDAGGPAIAFQLLWYPATTYDGRLPSFTENAHAPIIDSAAIAALTQAYAGGLDLSSPPAMLAPARAENLADLPPAYIAVAGHDPLRDDGIRYGELLAAAGVPVQVHNAETLVHGYLGYAGVIPSATEAADRGLAALRAALAY from the coding sequence ATGCCAGCAATCGACCCCATAGTGCTGAAGGTACTGGACGCCATCCCGTTCCGACTGACACTGGACGACGGCGTCGAGGCAGCGCGTCGCGCGATGCGCGACCTGCCCCATCGACCTGTGCACCCGGACCTGCCCAGCGAGGACCAGGTGATCGCCGGACCCGGTGGCGACCTGCCGATACGCATCTACCGGCCGGCGGGCACCGAATCCGGTGCGGCGCCGGTGGTGGTGTTCTTCCACGGCGGCGGCTTCGTCGCCGGCGACCTCGACACCCACGACGGCACGGCACGTATGCATGCCGTCGACGCGGGCGCGGTGGTGGTGTCGGTGGATTACCGGCTGGCCCCGGAACATCCGTTCCCGGCCGCTGTCGAGGATGCGATGGCGGCCACCGAGTGGGTGTCGGCCCACGCCGCTGCGCTGGGTGTGGATCCGGCCCGGTTGGCGGTAGCCGGGGACTCGGCCGGTGGCAACCTGGCCGCGGTGGTGTCCCAGCTGGCCCGTGATGCCGGTGGACCGGCGATCGCCTTCCAGTTGCTGTGGTATCCGGCCACCACCTACGACGGCCGCCTGCCGTCGTTCACCGAGAACGCCCACGCGCCGATCATCGACAGCGCCGCAATCGCCGCGTTGACGCAGGCCTACGCCGGGGGCCTGGACCTGAGCAGCCCGCCGGCGATGCTGGCCCCGGCACGCGCAGAGAATCTGGCCGACCTGCCACCGGCCTACATCGCGGTCGCCGGCCACGATCCGCTACGCGACGACGGCATCCGCTACGGCGAATTGCTGGCCGCTGCCGGGGTTCCGGTACAGGTGCACAACGCCGAAACGCTGGTTCACGGCTATCTGGGCTACGCCGGAGTGATCCCGTCTGCCACCGAGGCCGCCGACCGCGGGCTGGCCGCGTTGCGCGCCGCCCTGGCGTACTAG
- a CDS encoding lysoplasmalogenase — protein METPYATRRVFTGWAAAGWLGVAYGIFLTVVALRSGPGEALTGQWIGQPAFKAAMAVLLAFAAAAHPILREARWLIPALIFSATGDWLLAIPWWEPSFVAGLAAFLVAHLCFLGALLPLAVVSRGRLIGAGLVGVSCLMLLAWFWPGMAREGMTLPVTVYVLVLGAMVCAALLAKLPTPWTAVGAVCFAVSDAMIGASQFVLGNELLAAPIWWAYAAAQLLITAGFFFGRSTGTEEAAAD, from the coding sequence ATAGAAACACCGTACGCAACCCGCCGAGTCTTCACCGGCTGGGCGGCAGCGGGATGGCTCGGAGTGGCTTACGGCATCTTCCTGACGGTGGTGGCGTTGCGCTCTGGGCCGGGAGAGGCGCTGACCGGGCAATGGATCGGGCAGCCGGCCTTCAAGGCGGCGATGGCGGTGCTGTTGGCGTTCGCCGCGGCCGCCCACCCGATCCTGCGGGAGGCGCGCTGGCTGATACCGGCCCTGATCTTCTCCGCGACCGGTGACTGGCTACTGGCGATCCCGTGGTGGGAACCGTCCTTCGTTGCGGGTCTGGCTGCGTTCCTAGTGGCGCACCTATGTTTTCTGGGCGCGCTGTTGCCGCTGGCGGTGGTGTCGCGCGGCCGGCTGATCGGGGCGGGCCTGGTCGGGGTGAGCTGCCTGATGCTATTGGCGTGGTTCTGGCCCGGCATGGCCCGCGAAGGCATGACGTTGCCGGTGACGGTGTATGTCTTGGTGCTTGGCGCGATGGTGTGCGCCGCGCTGCTGGCGAAGCTGCCCACACCCTGGACCGCGGTCGGTGCGGTGTGCTTCGCGGTGTCGGACGCAATGATCGGAGCCAGCCAGTTCGTCTTGGGCAATGAACTGCTGGCGGCGCCGATCTGGTGGGCCTACGCGGCGGCACAGCTGCTGATCACGGCCGGGTTCTTCTTCGGCCGGTCCACCGGCACGGAAGAGGCGGCCGCGGACTGA
- a CDS encoding DUF4226 domain-containing protein gives MPGQRGAHAATAQVREADLASRMQTARLTDYVLAAAVRAATDHARAGRRHLDAIHGEIRDALDDPWAPVWDTPAGARQFQLFLAAKSREIWRVVGDAVADNRRQTTRLRSMGAGYGAPARLRDRINRQALADDIRRVVNPTSALSAADIVRYENALRVRDGLTANSSDGTAPVLLLIYEPAAFGGRGRAAIAIGDPDSADNTTVLVPGAHSSVRDGYLSHPEGRNVYREAVRSDPDRSNSVVVWMGYRAPDSLFDPAVTQPAGARAGGRLLAADVRALAASHVGASHVTVVGHSYGSTTVADAAASAGLGADDVVLVGSPGTDLAHSANDFHLPAGGHVYVGAASSDPITGFGGQPQLPLPTTSATIGLGADPAADGYGSTRFKAENRGVTLPMSSHSSYFAPGGESLFSIGDIASGHGDALATHHMTALHRRRLPAFDPERLRPGTGNHRH, from the coding sequence ATGCCCGGACAGCGCGGGGCCCACGCCGCCACGGCGCAGGTCCGTGAAGCGGACCTCGCCTCGCGGATGCAGACTGCGCGACTGACCGATTACGTGCTGGCCGCCGCAGTGCGCGCCGCCACCGATCACGCCCGCGCGGGCCGCCGCCACCTCGATGCCATCCACGGCGAGATCCGTGACGCGCTGGACGATCCGTGGGCACCGGTGTGGGACACCCCGGCCGGTGCCCGCCAGTTTCAGCTGTTCCTGGCCGCCAAGTCCCGAGAGATATGGCGGGTGGTCGGCGACGCGGTCGCCGACAACCGACGCCAGACGACGCGGTTACGGTCGATGGGTGCCGGTTACGGTGCGCCAGCCCGGCTGCGCGACCGGATCAACCGGCAGGCGCTGGCCGACGACATTCGGCGGGTGGTCAACCCGACTTCGGCCCTTAGTGCCGCCGACATCGTGCGCTACGAAAACGCGCTACGCGTCCGCGACGGGCTGACAGCCAACTCCAGTGACGGCACAGCCCCGGTGCTGCTGCTCATCTACGAACCGGCAGCGTTCGGCGGACGCGGGCGGGCCGCGATCGCGATCGGCGATCCGGACAGCGCTGACAACACCACCGTGCTGGTGCCCGGCGCGCACAGCAGCGTCCGCGATGGCTACCTGTCGCACCCGGAGGGACGCAATGTCTATCGCGAGGCCGTCCGCTCCGATCCGGATCGCAGCAATTCGGTCGTCGTCTGGATGGGTTATCGCGCGCCGGACAGCCTGTTCGATCCGGCGGTGACGCAGCCGGCCGGCGCCCGGGCGGGAGGCCGACTGCTGGCCGCCGACGTCCGCGCCCTGGCGGCGTCGCACGTCGGCGCCTCGCACGTCACGGTGGTCGGACACTCCTATGGTTCGACAACGGTGGCCGACGCCGCGGCCTCGGCGGGATTGGGCGCCGACGACGTAGTGCTCGTGGGCTCACCGGGAACCGACCTGGCCCACAGCGCCAACGACTTTCATCTGCCCGCAGGAGGACATGTGTATGTGGGGGCGGCATCGTCGGACCCGATCACCGGTTTCGGCGGCCAGCCGCAACTGCCCCTGCCGACAACGTCGGCAACGATCGGGCTCGGCGCCGATCCTGCCGCAGACGGCTACGGATCCACCCGGTTCAAAGCCGAAAACCGCGGCGTGACGTTGCCGATGAGCAGCCACAGCTCCTACTTCGCTCCCGGCGGCGAGTCTCTCTTCAGCATCGGCGACATCGCTTCGGGCCATGGCGATGCGTTGGCGACCCACCACATGACCGCACTACACCGCCGTCGACTGCCGGCGTTCGATCCGGAACGACTGCGCCCCGGCACCGGGAATCACCGGCATTGA
- a CDS encoding primosomal protein N': protein MLSVPHLDREFDYLVTPEQAEDARPGARVRVRFHGRLVDAFVWERRVDTDHVGRLGRLERVVSAEPVLTDEVRRLVEAVAARYAGSRADVLRLAVPPRHARVEREATTPTESPVIAPVDPAGWQRYVAGGSFLTALGEGRAARAVWQVLPGDLWTDRFVDAAAQTIRAGRTALAIVPDQRDVDALCGAATARIDESVVVALSAGLGPATRYRRWLSVLRGGARLVIGTRSAVFAPLADLGLVMVWDDGDDSLAEPRAPYPHARDVAMLRAHLAGCAALIGGHARTAEAHALVGTGWAHDVVAPRAVLRTAAPRVVALDDTGYAEQRDAAARSARLPTVALQSARSALAAGAPVLVQVPRRGYVPSLACGRCRTIARCRHCTGPLSLSERGSAALCRWCGRGDPALRCVRCGSDAVRAVVIGARRTAEELGRAFPGTPVVTSAGDTIVDRIEDGAALVIATPGAEPRAPHGYGAALLLDSWALLGRQDLRAAEDTLRRWMGAAALVRDHASGGLVTVVAESSIPTVQALIRWDPVGHADAELATRAEVGLPPAVHIAALDGDSDSVTTLLEQARLPDGADLLGPVPLPPGVRRPAGVPDELNVIRMLVRVGRDHGLPLASALRHGIGVLSARGSSHPVRVQIDPLHIG, encoded by the coding sequence ATGCTCTCGGTGCCGCACCTGGACCGTGAGTTCGACTATCTCGTCACACCGGAGCAGGCCGAGGATGCCCGGCCCGGGGCACGGGTGCGGGTGCGTTTTCATGGCCGGCTGGTTGACGCCTTCGTCTGGGAGCGTCGCGTCGACACCGATCATGTCGGACGGCTGGGTCGGCTGGAGCGGGTGGTCTCGGCCGAACCGGTGCTCACCGACGAGGTCCGCCGCCTGGTGGAAGCGGTGGCCGCACGCTACGCCGGCAGCCGGGCCGACGTGCTGCGGCTGGCCGTGCCGCCGCGGCACGCCCGGGTGGAACGCGAAGCGACGACGCCAACCGAATCGCCCGTCATCGCCCCGGTAGATCCCGCTGGCTGGCAGCGGTATGTGGCGGGCGGATCGTTCCTGACTGCGCTGGGCGAAGGCCGGGCCGCTCGCGCGGTATGGCAGGTGCTACCCGGGGACTTGTGGACCGACCGGTTCGTCGACGCTGCCGCCCAGACGATTCGCGCCGGCCGCACCGCACTGGCGATCGTGCCCGATCAGCGAGACGTCGACGCGCTCTGTGGTGCCGCGACGGCGCGAATCGACGAGTCAGTGGTCGTGGCGCTGTCCGCGGGATTGGGTCCGGCCACCCGTTACCGGCGCTGGCTGTCGGTACTGCGCGGCGGGGCGCGCCTGGTGATCGGCACGCGCAGCGCGGTGTTCGCCCCCCTGGCCGATCTGGGCCTGGTGATGGTCTGGGATGACGGCGACGACTCGCTCGCCGAGCCCCGGGCGCCTTATCCGCATGCCCGCGACGTGGCGATGCTGCGGGCACACCTGGCGGGCTGCGCCGCCCTGATCGGCGGGCACGCCCGTACCGCCGAAGCGCATGCCCTGGTGGGCACCGGGTGGGCGCACGACGTGGTGGCCCCGCGGGCGGTGCTGCGGACGGCCGCGCCTCGGGTGGTCGCCCTCGACGACACCGGCTACGCCGAGCAGCGCGACGCCGCGGCGCGCAGCGCTCGCTTGCCCACCGTCGCCCTGCAGAGCGCGCGCAGCGCGCTGGCAGCTGGGGCGCCGGTACTGGTGCAGGTGCCCCGGCGGGGCTATGTGCCGTCGCTGGCCTGCGGGCGCTGCCGCACGATTGCCCGCTGTCGGCACTGCACCGGCCCGTTGTCGCTGTCGGAGCGCGGTAGTGCCGCCTTGTGCCGCTGGTGCGGCCGGGGCGACCCGGCGCTGCGCTGTGTGCGCTGCGGGTCGGATGCCGTGCGGGCGGTCGTCATCGGCGCCCGGCGCACCGCGGAAGAACTTGGCCGCGCCTTTCCGGGCACCCCGGTGGTCACCTCCGCCGGTGACACCATCGTCGACCGCATCGAGGACGGCGCAGCGCTGGTGATCGCCACTCCCGGCGCCGAACCCCGCGCCCCGCACGGCTACGGGGCAGCATTGCTGCTCGACAGTTGGGCGCTGCTGGGCCGCCAGGATCTGCGTGCCGCCGAGGACACGCTGCGGCGCTGGATGGGGGCGGCGGCCCTGGTGCGTGACCATGCGTCCGGCGGGCTGGTGACGGTGGTCGCCGAATCGTCGATCCCGACGGTGCAAGCCCTGATCCGGTGGGATCCGGTCGGCCACGCCGACGCCGAGTTGGCCACCCGAGCCGAGGTGGGGCTGCCGCCCGCGGTGCACATCGCTGCCCTCGACGGTGATTCGGATTCGGTGACGACGCTGCTGGAGCAGGCGCGGCTGCCGGACGGCGCCGACCTGCTGGGGCCGGTGCCGCTGCCGCCGGGCGTGCGGCGTCCAGCCGGTGTCCCCGACGAGCTGAATGTGATCCGGATGCTGGTTCGGGTGGGCCGCGATCATGGCTTACCGCTGGCCTCGGCGCTACGCCACGGCATCGGGGTGCTCAGTGCACGCGGGTCGAGCCACCCGGTGCGGGTGCAGATCGATCCACTGCACATCGGTTAG